GATCCCATTTTTGGCGTGCCTCCTTTGGCATGGGATCTTTTGGTCCCAAGTCAATAGGTGGGACATCCGAGGGCAAATGAACCTCGGGGAACCGGATCCCGTCGCCAGTTGTTTGCTCCGATGGCTCGGGGGTGCCCTCATCGGGAGTGCCCTCATCGGGGGTGCCGACAGGACAACCGAAGCGACTGGGATCGGGACAACTGAGGTTAGCCTTCTCCTGATCCGAGTAAGCCGCGTTATCGACCATCGAAGGTTGTCCGGGGAATAAAGCACCGCCCAAGCAGACAGCCTCCCTAGTGATCTCGGGGTCGGCGTAGCGGTGCATGTCCTTGAGAGGGAACTTCTGCACCTGGTGCGCCGCGTCCTGTATCTTCATCTCATGCCAGTTGGGGGTGTGTGCGAGCTGCCTGTAGAAGAACCCAGCAGACGTCTTTACATCCATGCGCTGCTCCGTTGTGAGTGGCACATTTCGGACACTCGCGGGATTCAGCGGACTCCGCTCATGAAATCTCATGGTTTGTTGCAGCATGCCGGTGGCCGAGCTATTGGGGTTTTTAGCTTCCGGGTTGAAATCCGACTCGCGATGTGCGGTCAGTATCACTATTTCGTAGGCCTTGCGGGCGTGTTCGGGTTTGATATGGCCAGCTCTCACAGCTTGCTGTATCTCGGTCGCGCATGCTAAGGcgtgtctctctttctccgggGTGAGCTTTTGTCCTGGGGCTCTTCTCGCCCAGTCGGTCCATGCCTGGTGGTGTGCGTCTACATCCTGACGCGGAGGCACAGGCAGGTTTGAAGCACTTTCGGAGGTACTGGTAGACATATTGTCGGCGGAGTTGTATGGTGATATGGTCTTGGATAGATATGATAGGAAGGTCAAGGTAAGGATAAGATTTAAGATGATAGAAATGTCGGCTTGCTTTGTGACTTTGAGAGCCAGAAAGGAGTATGATTGAGAAGAGGAACACGCCTGGAATACACGGCCTTCTAGACATCTTATAACCTTCAATACCCAAGGTGAATGTAACCCTTCTTTGCTGTATACTTGAGCAACTGATGCCGCCAAGAAATAAGTTGAACTGATCAGACAGACCACTGCTTCATACGGACTAGCTGGGAAATAAGCGAACAAAAGTGTCGTGCATTAGCGCCATGCTATTCTCAAGTCGGCCAATCGAGCCTTGCCACGCCACCCTTCTCCGTCCGATAGCAAGCCTCACTGGACATTGGTGCCACGTCGGAATGGACAAAGTCTTTGGTGTTGGCTTCCTCAGTCATCCTATGAGGCTGGCGCTTCATTTGGTGTTAGCTCGCAAGAAGCCAGAAAGTTGAAGCCTCATGATCAATTGAACAAGGAGCCATCTGAATCAGATGCCTCAAATGATGTCCCTCCTACATCTTGATCCAACAAGATAGTCAATAATTCCTTTTTCTACCGCTTCCAGCAACATTCCGTGTATTATTAGAGCATATAACCCAATCTAATTAACCACGAGCACAGGTGGGCTAAATTGTTCTTGGTGTCGAGTATGGAACGCGCAAAAGCCTACGAAAAACACCGCTCGCTCATCTTTCGACTCTTCGTCACCGAAGGCTTGACGCACGAGCAGGCCAAGCTCGAGTTTGAGAAATTGGTACTGGAATCCCGGTTGACGTAAGTGGTCAGATGCTAACTATACGCTTATACTTATCAATCCATCCTGCCAGGATGAACCAATGGAAAACCTTGCTACGTAACTTGAGAATCTATAAAAACATCCGGGGCGAGAGCGCCGCTGACGCTCAAACTATCCTCAGTCAAACGCCTGATGATGGACACTGCCTAATCTTTCAGAATGGCGTGCTTCAAGATAATCATGACATTGCCCAGCATAGTCGCAGAAAACAGAAAGAgccgaagaaaaagaagaaggccacTTCTTCAAAGACTAAACGAATCAGTCTACCTTTCAATATCACCGCTCTCAGCAACCCGTCCACTTTCAGAGACTTCCAGTACCTTCTTTTCGCTACTCGAATCCATTTTGAGTGCTCGTTTGACACTGGTAAATGGGCGCCAAACCATCAGGGTCTTTATGCTAGGAGCCCGGATTTCCAAGCCCAGGTGATGGTGCTCAGTAAGCTACATAATCGGATATTCCATGCGTTGAAACACTTAAGAGAGGGACAAAATGACAAAGCTCAAGAATTATTACAAGAGACCTTCCCTCTACACAGATCAGTTGTGAGGTGCTCTCATCACCGACAAATTCCAGACATTCTTGGAATTCTTGTTATGGTCTGGAGATCGGGAAACAAGAAGCTACAACATTCAATTAGGGATGATCTGGTTGCTTTGGCAGCACAGAGCCTCCCGCAGAATGATCCGCGCAGATTGATGCTTGAAAGCCTCGGAAGGTTGGACTTAGACCAAATACGCCCTCTTTACTTAGCATTCGATGCTTATTGCCGTTCATTATGGATGGAACGAGCATCTGGCAGCATTATCAAAGCATATATCTCGTACAACCAAGCCCACTTCCCAAGAACAGACGAGGGTGGATTCTACAGCCTGTACGAGGGAATGACGCTCGGGAGTATTCAAAACACTCTAGCTCAGGTGGACGCCGAGTTAGAGCGATACAGCCATGAGAACATGCTGCTATGGCACACCGCAATCCAGTACCTCTGGAGTAGGAGAAGATACACAGAAATGAGCTACATCTGCGCACATTTATCCAAACGCATCAATCAGCTTGGAACAGACTTCGATTATACTCAAAACAGGCAACTGAACCAGGATGCCGCTAccacttttcttcttcttggtctaTCGTATGAAGTCCTGGGATATCCTTATAGCGCGAGATTGGAATTCGAACACGCGGCTCAACTTCGAGATAAAGTCATTTCTACTGACATGTGGGACCCAACAAGAAAAGCCGCTCTGGATAAGTGGGTCGAGATAGACAGACGGATTGGAGAAACACACACCGCCACCATCAGCAGTAGTTTGATCAAAAAGATGTACAGAACTGGTTCATCTGCCGATGAGCGCGTTCCGGCTCCACCCGCCACAACCTGAAGCCACCAACAGATTCAGGGGATGGGAAGCGTGTGGTTACTTGCTTGTTTAGCCCTAGATGGCCGTACTGACTGGAGTCAGCGACCTGCAGGTAGGTCAGTTCCAGTCATCAGCTTGTTAATGTTAAGTCTGGCCAAAAGTCCAGCTTCCTTGGTTTCTTATGTTCAACTTCCTATATTTTCATTCTCTGTTATCTTACATTCTGGATTGACGAATGGTTCGTCGGAGCTACTCACTACGATTGAGCTagcaacatcctcctcaatccGAAACTCATCTATCACCGGCGATTCATGTCCAGAGCTCTAGTGTAGAATAATTAGAGAAATATCAATGAAAAATCTGGAGGAAGACTGGATAACAGGCTGACCAGACGAACACATCAGTGATTGATTGCTCTTTGACTCATAGAGCCTGCAAATTAGAAAAGACCATAGCACCATTAGTGAAAATTGCTATCTGTGGCATTacattaataataaaggtGCTAAGGAGGAAGTTGTGCAGAGAATGGAGGGAGCCTTATAGCTCCTATCTTGTTGCTTTTGCGAGTAGTAGCAGAGGGGCCAGCAAGGGAGGGTTTAGTAAGGGGTTCTTGACGTGGCCAGAAAGACAATGATTTTTCGCATGATGCAGAGCAACTTGCGCACCAAAGATGGCTGTTATCGTACTTTGTAAATATAAATGAAATGTTTTCGGAAGGGTTACCCTCGGATGCAAGATGACAGACAGCAGCTCGTTAAACTATGCATTGTAACGCATTTCTCCTCTAACCTCAGAACGGATACGGTGAGCAGGTCTCATGCAAGGACTCCTTTACGAGCTGGCGTTGGGTGAAATTTAAGATTGGAGGTTCATAATGTACCCCTATATATGTTCAGATTAGTCGGCCCGGGGTTCATATATTGAATCTGGAATGAGACCTGTTGCGCTCTCGCGTCCCATGTGCGAGCTAATTTTACAGAATGTTACCTACCTCACGCTACGCGAATATCCGCTGCTCCCACATGCTCTCATCATGTAGCATTTCAAGGTATAGTACACTATCCTATCAATATCCAAACTGTTTACTGTTTCACCGCAGATCCCTCATCTCACGGGAAGTGAAATCACGATTGGCTAATAGAAGTATACTGATGTGTAGGACAATATTCAGAGCACCGACCGTTCGTCGATCTTCTTACTCTACTGAAGTTCCCAAACCATGGGAAAGAGTGTCTGAGAAGCAATACACCAGACCTCTTGATGGCATGGAGGCTGTAATGAGACAAATCTCTATCAGCCACCCGCCTGGTCGCCGAACATACgacgttgctgctgctgtcaaaGTCCGGACGCGCCTCACTGCGGATGAGCTAACCAAGAAGGGGCGACTAGCCTGGCAGAACCTACGATACAAGCATCCGTTAATGGCAAGCGCTATCGTCGACGGCAACTGGATATACAATGTGCCATACGGCAAGGAGTTAGAAGCCTGGACCGAAAAAACCTTCCTGTCCGTGGACTCATCCCCAAAAAGGACCGAGGATGTGCTTAATAGCTTGGGTCCAGCGGAACTTCCCATGTTGCTCCATCTCACAGACCGCAATGAGTTCTTGTTGAAATTTACACACTGTCATGCAGATGGCCAAGGGATTGCCATGTGGTACAATGATTTCTTACATGGGCTATCGCGTCCTACAACAGACACCACCCAATGGAAACCTGGAGAAGAGGTCAAGAACCTCCCTCCTGAGACGTGGGATGCGGCTGAGATCCCACGGCTCCCACAATCATGGGTTGAGGATCATCGAGGGTTCTTtccgaagaagcagcccAAAGCACCGAAAACCTTATGCTTAGAAGCAAATCCTACAGAAGCGCATCGTCCGTCGATATACGAGTTCGAAAGATACCGATTCTCGGTTAAAGACTCAGAAACTATCATTGCCGGGGCGCGTAAGCGAGGAATCACGCTTACTCCGTTTGCTCATACAGCCATCGCCCTAGCTGCAAAGGAGCAGGCCAATCTACCTGATGGTGTCCAACATAACACAGTCCTGGTTTCAAGCCTCCGGGGACAATGCAAAGGACGGCCTGAACTTGGTAGTCATGCGGTTGCACTGCGCTTTGGATTGTGGCCTATTCAAGTAGGAATTCACGATTTCTCGAAAACGTCCAAGGAGTTGATGAAGTGTTATTCTTCCTACAAGAGCAATATGACGTCGTATATACCGATTATGACAAATGTTTTGGCCGACATGGATCCCGATGTCGTAAATGATGTGATGTCTACGATTATCTTTAGTAGCGTCGGGGACTTGTCGCCCTACATGAGGGCTTCATATGGCGATATTGAGCTGGAGGATTATTGGGCTATCAATCTTCCAGCAAATTCATCAATATTTATCGCTATGGAGTCCCGGTTGGGTCAATTGGAATTGAGGGCTTGTTATAATGGCGCTTTCTATGAGTCGTCTCGCATCAGGTCTTCCTTGGATTTAACAGGCAGGTTTCTTTTGGAGGCTGCTACATGAGCGTAACACTTTGGCATTGGTTCCTAGTTTCAAgtgttttctttccctctcatACCTGACGAAGGCATGCATTGTAGTATGTGaagagtaataataattggAATGGATTGATGTTCACAAGACGACTCACATGTGTGAGCACCCATGTCGCTATATGCTAGATGACTTGGTAAGCAGACCTCGCTATGGAAGGTGGCATATAAAGCAACTCATGTCTACTTAAGAGTAATGACACATGTATCagaagacagaagacacAGAGCCATTACAATGACCAGAATCTACATGAAGTTCAGACAACCCCCGACGCAAGATCCTCTGGCAACGCGGCAGCAGCATAATTCTCAATAACCATCGCAGCGACGGTACCACGAAATAGCCCGCACCCATCCCCTGCAACAGAGACAGGTTTGTCCAACAGCCGAAAGTCCCCGATCCCTCTGGTGTACCATTCTGCAGCCTCCAGAGTTAGGTCAATCAACTTAGCCTCGCCGTCCACACCCGTGTCTGGGGACTTATCAGCCAGACGTCATGACTAACCGCTCAAACACCTTGTCAAATTTAGCTGTCACAGACGTATCGCCTTTGTGAAGACCATTGATGGCAATCTTAGAATTAGAGTTGGGCTTCATCATGGCTTTGGTTTCCGGGAAGGTTAATTGGAAGCCAAGACTAGGGACTAAGAATATCAACTGTGTAGTCACTAATAGCTAGAGACTCCCATTAAATACTTTTATGTAGTACAAGTAACAAAGTGTTTTCCAGCACTAAAAGAGATgaaatcatcatcgtctaACAGGATGAAACCCCGGTCTCTGCTCGAGCAGATTGACCAAGGGTATGAACAGCGTGTGGTTGGAGTCTGGATCGCTATGATACGAGGAAACTTCTTCCCAGGTCACCCACTTCCACTGCTCACATTTGTGGGGTTCCAATAGCTGAAAGGAACGGTTAGCTGAGGGTGTATCAAGATAGCGTCGTTCTGGAGAATAAGGCCTTATGTGAGTTATGTTGCAATAACACTAACCTCCGGCTGCGCATCATCCCCCACAACAGTACAGCCCACAAAAACAGTAACATAGtgcttcccctcttctttcatGATATCATTCGTCGCTGTGAGGAACTGTATGTCGCGGACTTTGAGACCCGTCTCTTCTAGTACCTCACGTGCTGCGCAGTCTTCGAACGACTCGTTGAATTCGAGATGTCCGCCAGGAAGGGCCCATGTACCTGTGTAGAGGCATCAGGAACAGAATTGAGCTTAATGGTACCATCATACGACCAGAACGAACACCCGAACTCTAGATGGGGACTTACTTACCAGCACCATGACTGCTTTTGCGCTGACCAAGAACGATTTGTCCCTTGGGAttgatgacgaagacgcCTACGCCTACTCGGGGATTCATAATGGGAGTGATTCGTAAGTGCGCATTGATTGAGAGAGGCGTGGAAagtattattctaatatgaGCCAATTGTGCGAGTTAGAGAGAGTAGAATATCGCTATGTTTCCCAAAGAAGGGACTTTTTACATGATATTTTGCGTCAGATAAGGCGGGGGTGAGAAATGGAAATTCCATTGTAAATACCAGATTGTATTAAATGGCGGGGTTGGGATGGAACCAAACTTGGGCTTATCAAAGCCGAGGTTAGCTACTGTAGTAAATTAAAGACGATG
The window above is part of the Aspergillus luchuensis IFO 4308 DNA, chromosome 8, nearly complete sequence genome. Proteins encoded here:
- a CDS encoding uncharacterized protein (COG:S;~EggNog:ENOG410Q2G6;~antiSMASH:Cluster_8.6) translates to MERAKAYEKHRSLIFRLFVTEGLTHEQAKLEFEKLVLESRLTMNQWKTLLRNLRIYKNIRGESAADAQTILSQTPDDGHCLIFQNGVLQDNHDIAQHSRRKQKEPKKKKKATSSKTKRISLPFNITALSNPSTFRDFQYLLFATRIHFECSFDTGKWAPNHQGLYARSPDFQAQVMVLSKLHNRIFHALKHLREGQNDKAQELLQETFPLHRSVVRCSHHRQIPDILGILVMVWRSGNKKLQHSIRDDLVALAAQSLPQNDPRRLMLESLGRLDLDQIRPLYLAFDAYCRSLWMERASGSIIKAYISYNQAHFPRTDEGGFYSLYEGMTLGSIQNTLAQVDAELERYSHENMLLWHTAIQYLWSRRRYTEMSYICAHLSKRINQLGTDFDYTQNRQLNQDAATTFLLLGLSYEVLGYPYSARLEFEHAAQLRDKVISTDMWDPTRKAALDKWVEIDRRIGETHTATISSSLIKKMYRTGSSADERVPAPPATT
- a CDS encoding uncharacterized protein (COG:S;~EggNog:ENOG410PS0X;~InterPro:IPR023213;~antiSMASH:Cluster_8.6) produces the protein MEAVMRQISISHPPGRRTYDVAAAVKVRTRLTADELTKKGRLAWQNLRYKHPLMASAIVDGNWIYNVPYGKELEAWTEKTFLSVDSSPKRTEDVLNSLGPAELPMLLHLTDRNEFLLKFTHCHADGQGIAMWYNDFLHGLSRPTTDTTQWKPGEEVKNLPPETWDAAEIPRLPQSWVEDHRGFFPKKQPKAPKTLCLEANPTEAHRPSIYEFERYRFSVKDSETIIAGARKRGITLTPFAHTAIALAAKEQANLPDGVQHNTVLVSSLRGQCKGRPELGSHAVALRFGLWPIQVGIHDFSKTSKELMKCYSSYKSNMTSYIPIMTNVLADMDPDVVNDVMSTIIFSSVGDLSPYMRASYGDIELEDYWAINLPANSSIFIAMESRLGQLELRACYNGAFYESSRIRSSLDLTGRFLLEAAT
- a CDS encoding nucleotide triphosphate diphosphatase NUDT15 (COG:L;~EggNog:ENOG410PR0Z;~InterPro:IPR020084,IPR020476,IPR000086,IPR015797;~PFAM:PF00293;~antiSMASH:Cluster_8.6;~go_function: GO:0016787 - hydrolase activity [Evidence IEA]), producing MNPRVGVGVFVINPKGQIVLGQRKSSHGAGTWALPGGHLEFNESFEDCAAREVLEETGLKVRDIQFLTATNDIMKEEGKHYVTVFVGCTVVGDDAQPELLEPHKCEQWKWVTWEEVSSYHSDPDSNHTLFIPLVNLLEQRPGFHPVRR